A stretch of the bacterium genome encodes the following:
- a CDS encoding acyltransferase — protein MADELAQRFPGVRFYNPALVEVQEDVAIGAGTRVGTFTLIHAGARIGADCTIGSHCNIHRAVLGDRVAIQTGCHVTRGVVIEDDAFLGPGVVTLNDKLQGAPLAFPRIGRAARVGGGSVILPGVVIGAGAVVGAGSVVTRDVPDGAVVLGSPARLRHRPVPAPE, from the coding sequence ATGGCCGACGAACTCGCGCAGCGCTTCCCCGGCGTGCGCTTCTACAACCCTGCGCTCGTCGAGGTGCAGGAGGACGTCGCCATCGGCGCGGGCACGCGCGTCGGCACGTTCACGCTGATCCACGCCGGCGCCCGCATCGGCGCGGACTGCACGATCGGGTCGCACTGCAACATCCACCGCGCCGTGCTCGGCGACCGCGTCGCGATCCAGACCGGCTGCCACGTCACGCGCGGCGTGGTGATCGAGGACGACGCCTTCCTCGGCCCGGGGGTCGTCACGCTCAACGACAAGCTCCAGGGCGCGCCGCTGGCGTTCCCGCGCATTGGGCGGGCGGCCCGCGTCGGCGGCGGCAGCGTCATCCTGCCGGGGGTCGTCATCGGCGCCGGCGCGGTGGTCGGCGCCGGCAGCGTCGTGACGCGCGACGTTCCCGACGGCGCGGTCGTGCTCGGCAGCCCGGCGCGCCTGCGTCACCGCCCCGTCCCCGCGCCGGAATGA
- a CDS encoding 3-keto-5-aminohexanoate cleavage protein, which produces MSAAAARPPASRDAKVIVNLAPTGVVPTRALTPHVPLGVREIVADVARCVRRGANLVHLHARDGRGRPTWRREAYARLIGGIRERFPDLPVCVSLSGRAGGSIEERADVLRLGGDLKPDLASLTLGSLNFAREASVNDPETIRRLAERLAERGIRPELEVFDLGMVNYARYLADRGLLTPPFYFNLLLGNVATAQATPAHLGQMIAGLPDGSVWTGAGFGEHQLPMNTLGLLYGNGARVGLEDTLWLDAGRRTLATNEMLVERVAGLARTFGRRIATQAEVRTLLGLIPR; this is translated from the coding sequence ATGAGCGCCGCCGCCGCGCGCCCGCCAGCGAGCCGGGACGCGAAAGTCATCGTCAACCTCGCACCGACCGGCGTGGTGCCCACGCGGGCGCTGACGCCGCACGTGCCGCTCGGCGTTCGCGAGATCGTGGCCGACGTCGCCCGCTGCGTGCGCCGGGGCGCCAACCTCGTGCACCTGCACGCGCGCGACGGCCGGGGGCGCCCCACATGGCGGCGCGAGGCGTACGCGCGGCTCATCGGCGGCATCCGCGAGCGGTTCCCCGACCTGCCCGTATGCGTGTCGCTCAGCGGCCGCGCCGGCGGGAGCATCGAGGAGCGCGCGGATGTACTGCGCCTCGGCGGCGACCTCAAGCCGGACCTGGCGAGCCTGACGCTCGGCTCGCTGAACTTCGCGCGGGAGGCGAGCGTCAACGACCCGGAGACGATCCGTCGCCTCGCCGAGCGCCTCGCGGAGCGCGGGATCAGGCCGGAGCTGGAGGTCTTCGACCTCGGGATGGTCAACTACGCGCGCTACCTCGCCGACCGCGGCTTGCTCACGCCGCCCTTCTATTTCAACCTGCTGCTCGGCAACGTCGCCACCGCGCAGGCGACGCCGGCGCACCTCGGGCAGATGATCGCGGGTCTGCCGGACGGCTCGGTCTGGACGGGTGCCGGCTTCGGGGAGCACCAGCTCCCGATGAACACGCTGGGGCTGCTCTACGGGAATGGCGCGCGCGTCGGCCTCGAGGACACGCTCTGGCTCGACGCCGGCAGACGCACGCTCGCGACCAACGAGATGCTCGTGGAGCGCGTCGCCGGCCTCGCCAGGACGTTCGGCAGGCGCATCGCGACGCAGGCGGAGGTGCGTACCCTGCTTGGTCTGATCCCGCGCTAG